From one Trifolium pratense cultivar HEN17-A07 linkage group LG1, ARS_RC_1.1, whole genome shotgun sequence genomic stretch:
- the LOC123883209 gene encoding uncharacterized protein LOC123883209 — MSGSRYLFSKGILSHTLDVPLAKVFLEAHPGAYTTPRTHDNASCLMFWERHMKRLSESIQILSNLAPQLLFKSDNAATASSQPVSPNLPVWQPALKMLVNDSLEKIFPVALKEKFHTEELIITTLVSGNLEKLNACETISKETMSKYFDVHVHIETYVPSQFGIRGNGEHLAVGGYGRNIAGAKYSDWVRIRKNLEKLRPPSVTEILLSYNGDQILEGSATNFFVVCRKDRDSDDGKSSFDYGNKNSFEVQTAPINDGVLPGIIRQLVLEVCKSEGIPFREVAPSWSKHVIWEEAFITNSLRILQHVESIQVPTEWQSAHSKTWKDISWTKKQFKDGPGMITTLIQEKVMEKAISEEYPISNIWTR, encoded by the exons ATGTCAGGTTCAAGGTATCTCTTCAGTAAGGGCATCCTTTCTCACACCTTAGATGTTCCTCTTGCTAAAGTGTTTCTTGAAGCTCATCCAG GTGCTTACACAACACCACGTACTCATGATAATGCTtcatgcttgatgttttgggaAAGACACATGAAAAGACTTTCAGAATCTATACAAATTCTGTCAAATTTGGCACCACAACTTTTATTTAAATCCGATAATGCTGCAACTGCAAGTTCGCAGCCAGTTTCACCAAATTTGCCGGTTTGGCAACCTGCATTGAAAATGCTTGTTAATGATTCATTGGAGAAAATCTTTCCGGTTGCATTGAAAGAGAAGTTTCATACTGAGGAGCTTATCATTACTACTCTTGTTAGTGGTAATTTGGAGAAACTGAATGCATGTGAGACTATATCTAAGGAAACAATGAGTAAATATTTTGATGTGCATGTGCATATTGAGACTTATGTTCCTTCTCAATTTGGTATCCGGGGAAATGGCGAACATTTGGCTGTTGGAGGCTATGGCAGGAACATTGCAGGTGCAAAATATTCAGATTGGGTGAG GATTAGGAAGAATCTGGAAAAGCTCAGACCTCCATCAGTGACAGAAATTTTGCTGTCTTATAATGGTGATCAAATACTTGAAGGTTCTGCTACAAATTTTTTCGTTGTTTGCCGCAAG GATCGGGATTCAGATGATGGGAAGTCCTCATTTGATTATGGAAATAAAAACTCTTTTGAAGTGCAGACAGCTCCTATCAATGATGGTGTTCTTCCAGGAATAATACGCCAACTAGTGCTCGA GGTGTGCAAGAGCGAAGGAATCCCATTTCGAGAGGTTGCTCCATCATGGTCAAAACATGTAATCTGGGAGGAAGCATTCATCACAa ATAGCTTGAGGATTTTGCAACATGTAGAAAGCATTCAGGTTCCAACAGAATGGCAATCAGCCCATTCTAAAACCTGGAAAGATATATCATGgacaaaaaaacaatttaag GATGGACCTGGGATGATCACAACTTTAATCCag GAAAAGGTTATGGAGAAAGCAATTTCGGAAGAGTATCCGATAAGTAACATATGGACAAGGTGA
- the LOC123883224 gene encoding probable serine/threonine-protein kinase WNK9 has protein sequence MNNVAASFDAENSEFIEVDPTGRYGRYNEILGKGASKTVYRAFDEYEGIEVAWNQVKLYDFLKNPQDLERLYCEIHLLKTLKHKNIMKFYTSWVDTANRHINFVTEMFTSGTLRQYRLKHKRVNIRAVKHWCRQILEGLLYLHSHDPPVIHRDLKCDNIFINGNQGEVKIGDLGLAAILRKSNAVHCVGTPEFMAPEVYEEDYNELVDIYSFGMCILEMVTFEYPYSECNHPAQIYKKVVSGKMPEALNKVNDTEVKQFIEKCLATVSLRLSAKELLDDPFLQIDDCASDLKEFQYLRDCYEVTPAIRQPMNENYSIHNSLMSVYTDNIGGYQDDFETNDFDFFDCEDDDNLDEVDTSIKGRKRDDGIFLRIRIPDKEGRVRNIYFPFDAETDTALSVAHEMVAELDITDQDVTKLANMIDNEIATLVPGWKKASKIDEISEASSASFCLNCAANNTLVDYVSSNNPCAKNLQFFHCSKNGCAAVHGRFEEITYQYEGSANSATENAPPSQSNGIHFADICAQRDECEPNHEELKDIHCDKYHEVSKLSTIKEEERSVDVDVDDQSDFNTKKPPTSPAASECSLLLDYENEIRQELRWLKARYQMQLRELRDRQIGSTRPKSTCTSPETLKLEHGKDGFLRLAAKLSHMNIQNNNNSLLRYMAYKKHFPFDDDKCNTLADQRIPNYVCEMSQPSNSEQMVTAKDFLAGALLPNSLQRATSLPVDAVDV, from the exons ATGAATAATGTTGCTGCAAGTTTTGATGCAGAGAACTCTGAGTTTATAGAAGTTGATCCTACTGGAAGATATGGAAGA TACAATGAAATTCTTGGTAAAGGAGCTTCTAAGACAGT ATATAGAGCTTTTGATGAGTATGAAGGAATAGAAGTAGCTTGGAATCAAGTAAAACTTTATGACTTTTTGAAAAATCCTCAAGACCTTGAGAGGTTATACTGTGAAATTCATCTTCTCAAGACATTGAAGCACAAGAACATCATGAAGTTTTACACTTCTTGGGTTGATACTGCCAACAGACACATTAACTTTGTCACTGAGATGTTCACATCTGGGACTCTTAGACA GTACAGACTCAAACATAAGAGAGTTAACATCAGAGCTGTTAAGCATTGGTGCAGACAGATTTTGGAAGGTCTCCTCTATCTCCATAGCCATGATCCTCCTGTGATTCATAGAGATCTCAAGTGTGATAATATTTTCATCAATGGTAACCAAGGAGAAGTCAAAATTGGTGATCTTGGCCTCGCTGCAATTCTCCGCAAATCTAATGCTGTTCATTGTGTTG GAACACCTGAGTTTATGGCTCCAGAAGTGTATGAAGAAGATTACAATGAATTGGTTGACATATACTCTTTTGGAATGTGCATCTTGGAGATGGTCACCTTTGAATATCCTTATAGTGAATGCAACCATCCTGCTCAAATTTACAAAAAAGTTGTCTCT GGTAAGATGCCAGAAGCACTTAACAAAGTAAATGACACAGAGGTTAAGCAGTTTATAGAGAAATGCTTGGCAACCGTATCCCTTAGACTTTCAGCTAAGGAACTCTTAGATGACCCTTTTCTCCAAATTGATGATTGTGCATCTGACTTGAAAGAATTTCAGTATCTAAGAGATTGCTATGAAGTAACACCAGCAATTAGACAACCTATGAATGAAAATTATAGCATTCACAATAGCTTAATGAGTGTATACACTGATAATATTGGTGGTTATCAAGATGATTTTGAAACAAATGATTTTGACTTCTTTGATTGTGAAGACGATGATAATTTGGATGAAGTTGACACCTCAATCAAAGGTAGGAAAAGAGATGATGGCATCTTTCTGAGAATCAGAATACCAGATAAGGAAG GTCGGGTACGAAACATCTACTTCCCGTTCGACGCGGAGACTGATACTGCATTGAGTGTTGCGCATGAAATGGTAGCTGAGCTTGACATAACTGACCAAGATGTAACAAAATTAGCAAACATGATAGATAATGAAATTGCGACTTTAGTACCAGGATGGAAAAAGGCATCAAAAATAGATGAAATTTCAGAAGCTTCAAGTGCAAGTTTCTGCCTCAATTGTGCTGCAAACAATACCTTAGTTGATTATGTATCATCAAATAACCCATGTGCCAAGAATCttcaattctttcattgttCTAAAAATGGATGTGCAGCAGTTCATGGCCGGTTCGAGGAGATCACATACCAATATGAAGGATCTGCAAACAGTGCTACAGAAAATGCACCACCAAGTCAATCCAACGGCATTCATTTTGCCGATATCTGTGCTCAACGAGACGAATGCGAGCCAAATCATGAAGAGTTGAAAGATATACATTGTGACAAATATCACGAGGTATCAAAACTATCAACCATAAAGGAAGAGGAGAGAAGTGTTGATGTGGATGTGGATGACCAAAGTGATTTTAATACCAAAAAGCCTCCTACTAGCCCTGCAGCATCAGAATGTTCATTACTCTTGGACTATGAAAATGAAATAAGGCAAGAATTGAGATGGCTCAAAGCAAGGTACCAAATGCAGCTACGAGAACTTAGAGACCGTCAAATAGGTAGTACTAGACCAAAATCTACTTGCACATCTCCTGAAACTTTAAAATTAGAGCATGGAAAAGATGGATTTCTGAGACTAGCAGCAAAATTGTCACACATGAATATACAAAACAATAATAACTCGTTATTGAGGTATATGgcttataagaaacattttccATTTGATGATGACAAATGCAACACTTTAGCTGACCAAAGGATTCCAAATTATGTTTGTGAGATGAGTCAGCCTAGCAATTCTGAGCAAATGGTCACAGCCAAGGATTTCTTGGCAGGAGCTTTGCTTCCAAACTCGCTTCAAAGGGCAACCTCGCTTCCAGTTGATGCAGTTGATGTCTAG